In Rahnella variigena, one DNA window encodes the following:
- the rarD gene encoding EamA family transporter RarD, whose amino-acid sequence MDAHRTRQGVIFAFIAYLIWGVAPAYFKLIKQVPADEILTHRVIWSFFFMLVLLSVSRSWGDVRRVLAQPKKVGMLLITALLVGGNWLIFIWAINHDHILEASLGYFINPLVNVVLGMLFLRERFRSLQWFAVALAFAGVLIQVWIFGSVPVIAIGLSLTFAFYGLLRKKIGVDSQTGMLIETLWLLPVAGIYLFFIANSPTSNLAANPWSLDLLLMAAGIITTIPLLFFTAAAARLKLSTLGFFQYLGPTLMFLLAVLFYGETVNTSQLITFGFIWVGLLCFITDALYTQGRLRRGRSGHSAA is encoded by the coding sequence ATGGACGCACATCGTACCCGGCAAGGTGTTATTTTTGCCTTTATTGCCTATCTGATCTGGGGAGTCGCGCCCGCGTACTTCAAGCTGATCAAACAGGTGCCTGCTGACGAAATTCTGACTCACCGGGTGATCTGGTCATTCTTCTTTATGTTAGTGCTGCTCTCCGTCAGCCGAAGCTGGGGCGATGTCCGGCGGGTACTTGCACAACCGAAGAAAGTCGGCATGTTACTGATTACCGCCCTGCTTGTCGGTGGGAACTGGCTGATTTTTATCTGGGCGATAAATCATGATCACATTCTGGAAGCCAGCCTCGGCTACTTTATCAATCCGCTGGTCAATGTGGTGCTCGGCATGCTGTTTTTGCGGGAAAGATTCCGAAGTTTGCAGTGGTTTGCCGTCGCGCTGGCTTTCGCCGGAGTACTGATTCAGGTGTGGATTTTTGGTTCGGTGCCGGTCATCGCCATCGGCCTGTCACTGACGTTTGCCTTTTACGGCCTGCTGCGTAAAAAAATCGGTGTGGACTCGCAAACCGGCATGTTGATTGAAACGCTATGGCTGCTGCCGGTCGCCGGGATTTACCTGTTCTTTATCGCCAACAGCCCGACCAGTAACCTGGCCGCAAATCCGTGGTCGCTTGATTTGCTGCTGATGGCTGCCGGGATTATTACCACCATCCCGTTGCTGTTCTTCACTGCCGCCGCCGCCCGCCTGAAGCTTTCAACGCTGGGCTTTTTCCAGTATCTGGGGCCGACCCTGATGTTCCTGCTGGCAGTGTTGTTCTACGGTGAAACTGTTAATACATCACAGCTCATCACCTTCGGTTTTATCTGGGTTGGTCTGCTGTGCTTTATCACGGATGCACTGTATACGCAGGGCCGTTTACGACGAGGAAGAAGCGGGCACAGCGCTGCGTGA